GCTGAGGATGTTGAGAGTTCAAAGCAGATCATGAAGGACACAATCAAGGCACTCTACAAAGAGACCGGACAGGAGTATAAGGGAACACTCTACGGTCAGTTCATGATCACAAAGGATGGTCCAAAGGTCATTGAGTTCAATGCTCGTTTCGGTGACCCTGAGGCAATGAACGTACTGCCTCTTCTTGAGTCTGATTATGTTGATGTACTGGCTGCAATGGCAAGCGGTACACTTGATAAGATCGATGTGAAGTTCAGCAGTAAGGCAACAGTGTGCAAGTATGCTGTTCCTGCAGGTTATCCTGACGATCCTACTAAAGACAGGGAAGTCGTTGTTGGTGATATTGGTGATGCAATTCTTTTCTATTCAAGCGTTTACGAGATGGATGGAAAGGTTTACACCACAGGTTCAAGGGCTGTTGCTGTTGTAGGTGTCGCTGATTCTATCGAAGAAGCAGAAGAGATAGCCCAGAATGCTCTGGAGAATCTTACCGGTGACCTTCATTACAGGAATGATATCGGCAAGGCGTTCCTTATCCAGAGGCGTATTGACCACATGAAGAAGATACGCGGGCAGTAGTTTTATTAGTTATACAGTGAGGGTTTAAGTATGAAGCACCTGATTTCAATGGCAGACCTGACTCATGACGAGATCAATGAGTTACTCGATATGGCGGAGGATCTTAAGGAGAAACGCCTGAGGGGAAAGGTCACAGACCTGCTAAAGAATAAGAGTCTCGGCATGATCTTTGAAAAGTCATCTACACGTACCCGTGTGTCTTTTGAGGTTGCTATGTGTGACCTTGGCGGGCACGCTCTCTATCTCAACGCCAGGGATATGCAGCTTGGCAGAGGTGAGACGATAGGTGACACCTCCGAGGTTCTTTCCAGATACCTCTATGGTATCATTGCAAGGGTCTATAGCCATGAAACGGTGAAACAGCTGGCAGAGCATTCCTCTATTCCGGTTATCAATGCGCTTTCCGATAAGGAACACCCATGCCAGATTCTTGCTGACCTTCTCACTATCCGCGAGTACAAATGTGGGCTTGCCGGTTTGAAGTACGCCTGGGTTGGCGACGGGAACAATGTCTGTAATTCTGCTATTATCGGCTGTGCCCTCATGGGCATGGAGGCTGTGGTCGCATGTCCTCCGGGATATGAGCCGGATGAGGATGTTGTTGAGCTTGCAAGAGAACTTGGCGGAAACATTACTATCACCAATGATCCGCATGAGGCTGCAAAGGATGCAGATATCCTTTATGCTGATGTGTGGGTCTCAATGGGCGATGAGGATGAGCGCGAGAAGCGTTTGAAAGACCTCGCACCATATCAGATCAATACTGAACTGGTTGAGCAGGCTAAACCTGATGTCATCGTTATGCATTGTCTCCCTGCACACCGCGGTGAGGAAATAAGTGCAGAGGTTATGGATGGTCCTCATTCCGTGGTCTTTGACCAGGCAGAGAACCGCCTGCACGCCCAGAAAGCTCTCCTTATGAAAATGATGGCATAACGCCACCGTTTTCACCAAACCTTTTTTAACTTTCCAAACACAAAGTTTAACTAGAAAAAGCGCTACTAACCAACGTTCACATTGCGGGAGTTGCCCAGCCTGGCCAAAGGCGCTAGGTTCAGAGCCTAGTCTCGTAGGAGTTCATGCGTTCGAATCGCATCTCCCGCACCACGTTCTTATTGTTTAGTTTTTGGTTAACCAATTAAATATTAATTTTATCGCTGATCGAAATTATAGTTAATAACCAAACTTTTATTACTTAACAGCTCCTATTATATATTATGGCTAAACCTGAACAAATACCAATCGAACATCATCTTTCATCCCAGGAATTGCTTAAAATAATCAAATCATTAGAAAAAGATACAAGAGTTCTACAGCGTCTTTATTTTGTTAAACATCGCTACGAG
The sequence above is a segment of the uncultured Methanolobus sp. genome. Coding sequences within it:
- the argF gene encoding ornithine carbamoyltransferase, whose protein sequence is MKHLISMADLTHDEINELLDMAEDLKEKRLRGKVTDLLKNKSLGMIFEKSSTRTRVSFEVAMCDLGGHALYLNARDMQLGRGETIGDTSEVLSRYLYGIIARVYSHETVKQLAEHSSIPVINALSDKEHPCQILADLLTIREYKCGLAGLKYAWVGDGNNVCNSAIIGCALMGMEAVVACPPGYEPDEDVVELARELGGNITITNDPHEAAKDADILYADVWVSMGDEDEREKRLKDLAPYQINTELVEQAKPDVIVMHCLPAHRGEEISAEVMDGPHSVVFDQAENRLHAQKALLMKMMA